In Myxococcus guangdongensis, the following proteins share a genomic window:
- a CDS encoding protein kinase domain-containing protein, translated as MTTETYGRYQLLKRLAMGGMAQLYLARQQGPEGFEKLVVVKRILPHLAENDDFVKMFLDEARIAARLNHANVVQIFDLGAQDDSFFIAMEYIHGDDLRRIWKQSEAMGQPVPVPLVCRILIEACSGLDYAHKRTDPSTGRPLGIVHRDVSPQNILVTFEGGVKVVDFGIAKAADQATVTRSGVLKGKYSYMSPEQAAGQRVDCRADIFALGVVLYELLTCTRLFKRPSDIQTLAAVAECKVLPPSQVNPRVPQDLDAIVLKALAKDPVARYQEAVHLQLALEDWLSANRLPSSTAHVAVYMKDIYAERLASEARSGEVPMEDSDPASGSGRQEQAPRRSALRPSLSRSAVAPEGETAALRPRGQTRNTGRIALESPAGRLTGQRRALEPSAVPERASRAGMPAVPRVEEDAPTMDGRAASRATLTDVKAATEPKPEGRPPTRAVPVVVHHGHHVEEDAPTLAMPELASPPPSRPSRLSLPLPRVEVEEQEEDAPTLSLGMSRPGRKKGAARTGEVPPATTSSRLGWWIPAVGLGLVVLVLLWAWMKPGESVPVQARLETEPAGARVVFDGRELAERTPLTLPGMPEGRYALLVSLEGYQELRTELEVQSSGPVPLGVLKLVSVAPAEKQAPAPPVAAPEQAPVEPPPARAAQKVRLRLESQPAQALVYVDGRQQGAAPLVVESAPGVALAVRVEAAKHHPSERTVTVGAGPEQVERFTLQPEARVAPVVAPPRPPRQEVRGETRMAKVRFAVRPWAEVTCGGKKLGETPFEAVELRVGSYDCKFFNPDLKKTLSRRIEVKPIDLNVVSVKFE; from the coding sequence GTGACCACTGAAACGTATGGCAGGTACCAGCTCCTGAAGCGACTCGCCATGGGCGGGATGGCGCAGCTTTATCTCGCGCGCCAGCAGGGCCCGGAGGGCTTCGAGAAGCTGGTGGTGGTGAAGCGAATCCTTCCGCACCTCGCGGAGAACGACGACTTCGTCAAGATGTTCCTGGACGAGGCGCGCATCGCCGCGCGGCTGAACCACGCGAACGTGGTGCAGATCTTCGACCTGGGCGCGCAGGACGACTCGTTCTTCATCGCCATGGAATACATCCATGGCGACGACCTGCGGCGCATCTGGAAGCAGTCGGAGGCGATGGGGCAGCCGGTGCCGGTGCCGCTGGTGTGCCGCATCCTCATCGAGGCGTGCTCGGGCCTGGACTACGCGCACAAGCGCACGGACCCGTCGACGGGGCGGCCCCTGGGCATCGTCCACCGCGACGTGTCCCCCCAGAACATCCTGGTGACGTTCGAGGGGGGGGTGAAGGTGGTGGACTTCGGTATCGCCAAGGCGGCGGACCAGGCCACCGTCACGCGCTCGGGCGTGCTGAAGGGGAAGTACTCGTACATGTCCCCAGAGCAGGCCGCGGGTCAGCGCGTGGACTGCCGGGCGGACATCTTCGCCCTGGGCGTGGTGCTGTACGAGCTGCTCACCTGCACGCGCCTGTTCAAGCGCCCCAGCGACATCCAGACGCTGGCGGCGGTGGCCGAGTGCAAGGTGCTGCCGCCCTCGCAGGTGAACCCGCGGGTGCCGCAGGACCTGGACGCCATCGTCCTCAAGGCGCTCGCGAAGGACCCGGTGGCTCGCTACCAGGAGGCGGTCCACCTGCAACTGGCGCTCGAGGACTGGCTGAGCGCGAACCGGTTGCCCTCGTCCACGGCGCACGTCGCCGTGTACATGAAGGACATCTACGCGGAGCGCTTGGCGTCGGAGGCGCGCTCGGGCGAGGTGCCGATGGAGGACTCCGACCCGGCGTCGGGCTCCGGGCGCCAGGAGCAGGCCCCGCGTCGCAGTGCGCTGCGGCCCTCGTTGTCGCGCTCGGCGGTGGCGCCCGAGGGCGAGACGGCGGCGCTGCGGCCTCGCGGGCAGACGCGGAACACGGGGCGCATCGCGCTGGAGTCGCCGGCGGGCCGGCTGACGGGCCAGCGCCGGGCGTTGGAGCCTTCGGCCGTGCCGGAGCGGGCGTCGCGCGCGGGGATGCCCGCGGTGCCCCGGGTGGAGGAGGACGCGCCGACGATGGACGGACGCGCGGCCTCCAGGGCCACGCTGACGGACGTGAAGGCGGCCACCGAGCCGAAGCCCGAGGGCAGGCCGCCGACGCGGGCCGTCCCTGTCGTCGTGCACCACGGCCACCACGTGGAGGAGGACGCGCCCACGCTGGCGATGCCGGAGCTGGCGTCGCCGCCGCCGTCGAGGCCGTCCCGGCTGTCGCTGCCGTTGCCGCGCGTGGAGGTCGAGGAGCAGGAGGAGGACGCGCCCACGCTGTCGCTGGGCATGTCGCGGCCGGGACGCAAGAAGGGCGCGGCGCGCACGGGCGAGGTGCCGCCGGCGACCACGTCGTCACGGCTGGGCTGGTGGATTCCCGCGGTGGGGTTGGGGCTGGTGGTGCTGGTGCTGCTGTGGGCCTGGATGAAGCCGGGCGAGTCGGTGCCGGTGCAGGCGCGGCTGGAGACGGAACCCGCCGGTGCGCGGGTGGTCTTCGACGGGCGCGAGCTCGCGGAGCGCACGCCGCTGACCCTGCCGGGGATGCCGGAGGGGCGCTACGCGCTCCTGGTGTCCCTGGAGGGCTACCAGGAGCTGAGGACGGAGCTGGAGGTCCAGTCCTCGGGGCCGGTGCCGCTGGGGGTGCTGAAGCTGGTGTCGGTGGCGCCGGCGGAGAAGCAGGCGCCCGCGCCGCCCGTCGCTGCTCCAGAGCAGGCGCCCGTGGAGCCGCCTCCCGCGCGGGCCGCGCAGAAGGTCCGTCTGCGGCTGGAGTCGCAGCCCGCGCAGGCGCTCGTGTACGTGGATGGGCGCCAGCAGGGGGCGGCGCCGCTGGTGGTGGAGTCCGCGCCGGGCGTGGCGCTGGCCGTCCGCGTGGAGGCCGCGAAGCACCACCCGAGCGAGCGCACCGTCACGGTGGGCGCCGGGCCCGAGCAGGTGGAGCGCTTCACGCTGCAGCCGGAGGCGCGAGTGGCCCCGGTGGTGGCGCCTCCTCGGCCGCCCAGGCAGGAGGTCCGGGGGGAGACGCGGATGGCGAAGGTGCGCTTCGCCGTCAGGCCGTGGGCCGAGGTGACGTGTGGGGGGAAGAAGCTGGGCGAGACGCCCTTCGAGGCGGTAGAGCTGCGTGTCGGCAGCTACGACTGCAAATTCTTCAATCCCGACCTCAAGAAGACGCTCAGTCGACGTATCGAAGTGAAGCCCATCGACTTGAACGTCGTGAGCGTGAAGTTCGAATAG
- a CDS encoding serine/threonine-protein kinase yields the protein MTLLAGTQIGKYVVRRKLAEGGMAEIYLCTARGAEGFEKEVVIKRVRAFLASDPEFVGMFIAEARLASRLNHANVVQIFDFDKHEDTYYLAMEYVRGCSLWELRRKSKELMEPMPPMLVAQIGAEVARGLHYAHRLKVNGHPLDLVHRDVTPHNVLLSYDGAVKLTDFGIAKAGKKLTQPGMLKGKFAYMSPEQSRGEDVDSRTDLFALGVVLWEMLTGGRLFDGDSELAVLRAVQQSVIPPPARLNPEVPAELDAVVMRALERDPAARFQTAGELERALAQCVLRHARSVDDTDLAGFLRRLFPTTPTMALPAVQERTQVLPGEQVPEGDDEDVAPLAPSRREPTAVMRPGRAGGGAPSSPDEDFDASTFVLPRRDEAEMEAPRVPLPPMATPMMPLPAVASSPVPRRLTPPVAAPLVSVRPSRPEGTSSVALPIGAVPARTPSRPGDVAAVARRDSSATRDDEVSERSADESEGAAPSWPGLQGAPAPVGDGALDRGHSGAWAQRDASQGRARSSTDGPATGVSAAAVLDARAGGPQSLSGSEVPTVTDSSPGSAATSKWRRPRTWALVGGLGLSLFVSAVVVTRERWSPVPGGAEAPPVSPVTTPPEAVAARAPAPSEFSARGGTGPTPAAPNAEAGTGDSASPAAEPSSDSEAEVEGMKREEALAAGPTPSKGASVPEPSSQAAVSTGTLLVRATPYATVYLDGRKLGEVSGRATFKVAPGTYKLLFHHPAGEKLFVVTLTAGSTVTREFRPPRGR from the coding sequence TTGACGCTCCTCGCCGGTACGCAGATCGGCAAGTACGTCGTCCGCCGCAAGCTCGCGGAGGGCGGGATGGCGGAGATCTATCTCTGCACCGCCCGGGGCGCCGAGGGCTTCGAGAAGGAAGTGGTCATCAAGCGGGTGCGCGCGTTCCTGGCGAGCGACCCGGAGTTCGTGGGGATGTTCATCGCGGAGGCCCGGCTGGCCTCGCGGCTCAACCACGCGAACGTGGTGCAGATCTTCGACTTCGACAAGCACGAGGACACGTACTACCTGGCCATGGAGTACGTGCGCGGCTGCTCGCTGTGGGAGCTGCGACGCAAGAGCAAGGAGCTGATGGAGCCGATGCCGCCGATGCTGGTGGCGCAAATCGGCGCGGAGGTCGCCCGGGGGCTGCACTACGCGCACCGGCTGAAGGTGAACGGGCACCCGCTGGACCTGGTGCACCGCGACGTGACGCCGCACAACGTGCTGCTCTCGTACGACGGCGCGGTGAAGCTGACGGACTTCGGCATCGCCAAGGCGGGCAAGAAGCTCACGCAGCCCGGGATGCTCAAGGGCAAGTTCGCGTACATGTCCCCGGAGCAGTCGCGGGGCGAGGACGTGGACTCGCGCACGGACCTGTTCGCGCTGGGCGTCGTCCTGTGGGAGATGCTGACGGGCGGGCGGCTGTTCGACGGGGACTCGGAGCTGGCGGTGCTGCGCGCGGTGCAGCAGAGCGTCATCCCGCCCCCGGCACGGCTCAACCCGGAGGTGCCCGCGGAGCTGGACGCGGTGGTGATGCGCGCGCTGGAGCGAGACCCGGCCGCGCGGTTCCAGACGGCGGGAGAGCTGGAGCGCGCCCTGGCGCAGTGCGTGTTGCGCCACGCCCGCTCCGTGGATGACACGGACCTGGCCGGCTTCCTGCGGAGGTTGTTCCCCACGACGCCCACCATGGCGCTGCCCGCGGTGCAGGAGCGCACGCAGGTGCTCCCGGGCGAGCAGGTGCCCGAGGGTGACGACGAGGACGTGGCGCCGCTGGCTCCGTCGCGCAGGGAGCCCACCGCGGTGATGCGGCCGGGGCGCGCGGGTGGGGGAGCACCGTCCTCGCCCGACGAGGACTTCGATGCGTCCACCTTCGTGCTGCCTCGGCGCGACGAGGCAGAGATGGAGGCGCCCCGCGTTCCGTTGCCGCCCATGGCCACGCCGATGATGCCGCTGCCGGCGGTGGCGTCGTCACCGGTGCCTCGGAGGCTCACTCCGCCCGTGGCCGCGCCGCTGGTCTCGGTGCGCCCGAGCCGCCCGGAGGGGACATCGTCGGTCGCGCTGCCCATCGGCGCGGTGCCTGCTCGGACGCCGAGCCGCCCGGGCGATGTGGCCGCTGTCGCGCGCCGGGACTCCAGCGCGACGCGTGACGACGAGGTCTCGGAGCGCTCGGCCGACGAGTCCGAGGGGGCGGCGCCGTCCTGGCCCGGGCTGCAGGGAGCTCCAGCGCCTGTCGGCGACGGGGCGCTGGACCGGGGCCACTCGGGCGCTTGGGCGCAACGAGACGCGAGCCAGGGCCGTGCGCGGTCGTCGACGGATGGACCGGCGACGGGCGTCTCCGCCGCCGCGGTGCTCGATGCGAGGGCAGGGGGGCCCCAGTCCCTGTCGGGCAGTGAGGTCCCCACCGTCACGGATTCATCGCCGGGCAGCGCCGCGACGTCGAAGTGGCGGCGGCCGAGGACGTGGGCGCTCGTCGGCGGTCTGGGCCTGTCGCTGTTCGTGTCCGCCGTCGTGGTGACGCGGGAGCGATGGAGCCCGGTGCCGGGCGGCGCGGAGGCTCCTCCTGTCTCTCCGGTGACGACTCCACCCGAGGCCGTTGCTGCTCGGGCCCCCGCGCCGAGCGAGTTCAGCGCGCGTGGCGGCACGGGTCCGACTCCCGCCGCGCCGAACGCGGAAGCGGGAACCGGCGACTCCGCGAGCCCGGCGGCGGAGCCCTCTTCGGATTCCGAAGCCGAGGTCGAGGGAATGAAGCGCGAGGAGGCGCTTGCGGCGGGACCGACTCCCTCGAAGGGGGCGTCCGTCCCCGAGCCCTCGTCGCAGGCCGCCGTGAGCACGGGCACGCTGCTCGTCCGGGCCACGCCGTACGCCACGGTGTACCTCGACGGGCGGAAGCTCGGCGAGGTCTCCGGGCGAGCGACCTTCAAGGTGGCGCCGGGCACCTACAAGCTGCTCTTCCACCACCCGGCGGGAGAGAAGCTCTTCGTCGTCACCCTCACCGCGGGCAGCACGGTGACGCGAGAGTTCCGACCGCCGCGCGGTCGTTGA
- a CDS encoding MerR family transcriptional regulator — protein MEPMDLLAPDEIARIERENAGGLPASAILEIFRPRGVRLSEATFRKYVQAGLLPRSRRVGRKGKHQGSLGLYPVEAVRRINVIKKMMAEGHTLEDIKKSFVFHRNHIDQVERDLGGLLDGLQEELGERAFGGEHRRSLEAELATLRQRAQDLVRDVARLGSAVTAREDETMSSQ, from the coding sequence ATGGAACCGATGGACCTGTTGGCTCCCGACGAGATTGCTCGGATCGAGCGCGAGAACGCGGGCGGTCTGCCCGCGAGCGCCATCCTTGAAATCTTTCGTCCGAGGGGCGTGAGGCTGTCGGAGGCGACCTTCCGCAAGTACGTCCAGGCGGGGTTGCTACCGAGGAGTCGCCGGGTGGGGCGGAAGGGGAAGCACCAGGGGAGCCTGGGGCTCTACCCCGTGGAAGCGGTGCGCCGTATCAATGTCATCAAGAAGATGATGGCGGAGGGGCACACCCTGGAGGACATCAAGAAGTCCTTCGTCTTCCACCGCAACCACATCGACCAGGTGGAACGCGACCTCGGCGGTCTATTGGATGGGCTCCAGGAGGAGTTGGGAGAGCGCGCCTTCGGGGGGGAGCATCGACGTTCGCTCGAGGCGGAGTTGGCAACGCTGCGGCAAAGAGCGCAGGATCTGGTCCGGGACGTGGCCCGGCTGGGCAGCGCGGTGACCGCACGCGAAGACGAAACGATGAGTTCGCAATAA
- a CDS encoding sigma factor-like helix-turn-helix DNA-binding protein yields the protein MSEVKQVEEGGDQAQEDLAQERRRSKTMSRKEMARDLRRRRLTGQVDPEEADLLKQMDDTRPRTRADCVNGPRPCMFVSCKHNLYLDVNPETGSIKLNFPDKEIWELEHTCALDVAEKGGITLEEVGEIMNLTRERIRQVETRGLMKLREATEAEPPVSARKP from the coding sequence ATGTCGGAAGTGAAGCAAGTGGAGGAGGGCGGAGACCAGGCGCAAGAGGACCTGGCACAGGAGCGCCGACGGTCCAAGACGATGTCGCGCAAGGAGATGGCGCGTGATTTGCGCCGCCGTCGGCTCACCGGGCAGGTGGACCCGGAAGAGGCGGACCTGCTCAAGCAGATGGACGACACGCGGCCGCGCACGCGCGCGGACTGCGTCAACGGACCGCGTCCGTGCATGTTCGTCTCCTGCAAGCACAACCTGTATCTGGACGTGAACCCGGAGACGGGGTCCATCAAGCTCAACTTCCCGGACAAGGAGATCTGGGAGCTCGAGCACACCTGCGCCCTGGACGTGGCGGAGAAGGGCGGCATCACGCTCGAGGAGGTGGGGGAGATCATGAACCTCACCCGTGAGCGCATCCGTCAGGTGGAGACGCGCGGGCTGATGAAGCTGCGCGAGGCCACCGAAGCCGAGCCGCCTGTCTCGGCCCGCAAGCCCTGA
- the purH gene encoding bifunctional phosphoribosylaminoimidazolecarboxamide formyltransferase/IMP cyclohydrolase, whose product MLALLSVSDKRGLVPFAQGLVHLGFRLLSTGGTLEALKGAGIPASQVSEHTQSPEILGGRVKTLHPRIHGGILGRLELESDREEMKAHGIEPISLVAVNLYPFRQTVSSGAAEADVIEQIDIGGPAMVRASAKNFRHVAVVVDPDDYPSVLAELEQHKAVGEATRRKLMRKAFAHTAAYDASISAWLSTQAGEPFPGELSLSFQKAQDLRYGENPHQRGAFYREHSAPSEPTVGFAKVLQGKELSYNNILDLDAALGLALEFAERPTAVIIKHNTPCGVAVDDALVKAYRTARAVDETSAFGGIVAFNREVDEATAQAMAETFLEAVIAPSYSQAALQVLAAKKNLRLLEAGAALASPTARPRAQLDGRSVSGGLLLMDRDAVEPELGWKVVSKRAPTPDEERALRFAWKVCKHVKSNAIVFASGSQLLAQGGGQTNRVDSVRIAMQRGGAALQGSAVASDAFFPFRDGLDEAARAGATCVIQPGGSVRDAEVIAAADEHGMAMVVTGVRHFRH is encoded by the coding sequence GTGCTGGCTCTCCTCAGCGTTTCCGATAAGCGCGGTCTGGTTCCCTTCGCCCAGGGGCTGGTTCACCTGGGGTTCCGGTTGCTGTCGACGGGGGGAACCTTGGAGGCGCTCAAGGGCGCCGGCATCCCCGCCTCCCAGGTGTCCGAGCACACGCAGAGTCCCGAGATTCTCGGAGGCCGCGTGAAGACGCTCCACCCCCGCATCCACGGCGGCATCCTCGGTCGCCTGGAGCTGGAGTCGGACCGCGAGGAGATGAAGGCCCACGGCATCGAGCCCATCTCGCTGGTCGCGGTGAACCTGTATCCGTTCCGTCAGACGGTGTCGTCGGGCGCGGCGGAGGCGGACGTCATCGAGCAGATTGATATCGGCGGGCCGGCGATGGTGCGCGCCTCCGCGAAGAACTTCCGTCACGTCGCCGTGGTGGTGGACCCGGACGACTATCCGTCGGTGCTCGCGGAGCTGGAGCAGCACAAGGCGGTGGGCGAGGCGACGCGGCGCAAGCTGATGCGCAAGGCGTTCGCGCACACGGCGGCCTACGACGCGTCCATCTCCGCGTGGCTGTCCACGCAAGCGGGCGAGCCCTTCCCCGGAGAGCTGTCGCTGTCGTTCCAGAAGGCGCAGGACCTGCGCTACGGGGAGAACCCGCACCAGCGCGGCGCCTTCTACCGCGAGCACTCCGCGCCCTCGGAGCCGACGGTTGGCTTCGCCAAGGTGCTCCAGGGCAAGGAGCTCTCGTACAACAACATCCTGGACCTGGACGCGGCGCTGGGCCTGGCGCTGGAGTTCGCCGAGCGGCCCACCGCGGTCATCATCAAGCACAACACGCCGTGTGGCGTGGCGGTGGATGACGCGCTGGTGAAGGCGTACCGCACGGCGCGGGCGGTGGACGAGACCTCCGCGTTCGGCGGAATCGTCGCGTTCAACCGCGAGGTGGACGAGGCCACGGCGCAGGCGATGGCGGAGACGTTCCTGGAGGCGGTCATCGCCCCGTCGTACTCGCAGGCGGCGCTCCAGGTGCTGGCGGCCAAGAAGAACCTGCGGCTCCTGGAGGCGGGCGCGGCGCTGGCGTCGCCGACCGCGCGGCCGAGGGCCCAGCTGGACGGCCGGAGCGTGTCCGGGGGCCTGCTGCTGATGGACCGGGACGCGGTGGAGCCGGAGCTGGGCTGGAAGGTGGTGTCCAAACGGGCACCCACACCGGACGAGGAGCGCGCCCTGCGCTTCGCCTGGAAGGTGTGCAAGCACGTCAAGAGCAATGCCATCGTCTTCGCCTCGGGCAGCCAGCTGTTGGCGCAGGGCGGCGGACAGACGAACCGGGTGGACTCGGTCCGAATCGCGATGCAGCGCGGCGGAGCGGCCCTCCAGGGGAGCGCGGTGGCCTCGGACGCCTTCTTCCCCTTCCGGGACGGCCTGGACGAGGCGGCCCGGGCGGGTGCGACCTGCGTCATCCAGCCGGGCGGCTCTGTTCGGGATGCGGAGGTCATCGCCGCGGCCGACGAACATGGGATGGCCATGGTGGTGACCGGAGTGCGACACTTCCGGCACTGA
- a CDS encoding zinc-ribbon domain-containing protein: protein MRIVCQKCAAAYAIDDRLITAKGVRAQCPRCRNLQLVRRDPSAVPSQDAPAAPSRPAAPASSTPPPADDLFGDFGAPAPSPAQAPAAPARSAKAAAPEADLFGDFGALPEPAPSSAPPVDPFADLGGPAPAPSAGADPLLDFLGPAPTAPPAPVARISSEPGAVPVSVAPPRAAAPPAAAAPGPKPATMGCRTCNKPLVDPFDQALGICDACRQRESAGSAPKGAAPAPVAAPGSMDFLPPLTAPEEGGVDASLGQSMRDDVSTMRGPPSPAAPELGAEPRSGKRAAASRPPPSNVRSGSAQKQGPSGGGGGRWGLVGGLVLVLGGVGVGGYFYLQHQQEARQAAATPVVAPIPDVIQAVLPRWKLKYLELEGTSAQRLEEGRRQLAREERSAYTEAEESFQQALLLDPRSDEAIAGYVQALALGRGAGLDDGAFKEASELVEAAQLRAGRVPLLLLAEANLLLTRSRQSSPRERARVLAEESLAHAKVTDAQKAEAHLVMGRVYLSSSGGLADQQFGTAEKLAPDLKRIQYYRALAHESAGEYKLALETLRKRLTADPRDWDSLAATSRIYQEVGEPQEARKLYEARVKADPGELRALLPLAVLRYQAEGNAAAGVRELRALLKTRERHDHRDVAQVLVHLAAAERAAGNSDAGVKAAEEALGLSKELPEAHLQVFLVALEQRDAARARKHLDGIKGRLEDRALEAVLEGRLLLLEKKPLEALERFQTATSLDARRLDAQLLSGVAEASAKRGTEAFRALKQALGSDPLRLEPRPVSTRFWLRPAETVKGVEGTILALAQNPDDPAPSLYEGVLRFHQGDLDAADRHLRDVLESDANNADALAYRSLIATRKGNSTEARALSTRAVSAGRQHPVAHLAHGWALADGRQVEPAKRALRDALGLSPTLWSARVRLAELESTQRRAEARKELVSVVGLDPEYLPAKRMLYLLDR from the coding sequence ATGCGCATCGTCTGCCAGAAATGCGCCGCCGCCTATGCCATCGATGATCGACTGATCACGGCCAAGGGCGTCCGCGCGCAATGTCCCCGCTGCCGGAACCTGCAGCTCGTCCGGCGGGATCCCTCGGCCGTGCCTTCACAGGACGCGCCGGCGGCCCCGTCACGTCCCGCGGCGCCCGCTTCCTCCACGCCACCTCCCGCGGATGACCTGTTCGGTGACTTCGGCGCTCCGGCGCCGTCGCCCGCGCAGGCCCCCGCCGCTCCGGCACGCTCCGCGAAGGCCGCAGCGCCGGAGGCCGACCTGTTCGGCGACTTCGGCGCCCTGCCGGAGCCTGCGCCGAGCAGCGCGCCCCCTGTGGACCCTTTCGCCGACCTGGGCGGGCCCGCGCCGGCGCCCTCGGCGGGCGCGGATCCCCTGCTGGACTTCCTCGGGCCCGCGCCCACCGCGCCGCCCGCGCCCGTCGCGCGCATCTCCTCGGAGCCTGGCGCGGTGCCGGTCTCCGTGGCGCCGCCGCGCGCCGCCGCGCCTCCGGCCGCCGCTGCTCCCGGCCCGAAGCCGGCGACCATGGGTTGCCGCACCTGCAACAAGCCGCTCGTCGACCCGTTCGACCAGGCGCTCGGCATCTGTGATGCGTGCCGTCAGCGTGAGTCCGCGGGGAGCGCGCCCAAGGGCGCCGCGCCCGCGCCCGTCGCCGCGCCGGGCAGCATGGACTTCCTGCCCCCGCTCACCGCGCCCGAGGAGGGTGGGGTGGACGCCTCGCTGGGGCAGAGCATGCGCGACGACGTGAGCACGATGCGGGGACCTCCCTCGCCGGCCGCGCCGGAGCTGGGCGCGGAGCCGCGCAGTGGCAAGCGCGCCGCGGCGTCGCGTCCGCCGCCGTCCAATGTGCGCTCGGGCTCCGCGCAGAAGCAGGGCCCGTCGGGAGGTGGTGGTGGGCGCTGGGGGTTGGTGGGCGGGCTGGTGCTCGTGCTCGGAGGCGTGGGCGTCGGCGGCTACTTCTACCTGCAGCACCAGCAGGAGGCGCGGCAGGCGGCGGCGACGCCCGTCGTGGCACCCATCCCCGACGTCATCCAGGCGGTGCTCCCGCGCTGGAAGCTGAAGTACCTGGAGCTGGAGGGCACCAGCGCGCAGCGCCTCGAGGAGGGGCGGCGACAGCTGGCCCGAGAGGAGCGCTCGGCGTACACGGAGGCCGAGGAGTCCTTCCAGCAGGCGTTGTTGCTGGACCCTCGCAGCGACGAGGCCATCGCGGGCTATGTCCAGGCGCTGGCGCTGGGGCGCGGCGCGGGGTTGGACGACGGGGCCTTCAAGGAAGCGAGCGAGCTGGTCGAGGCCGCCCAGTTGCGCGCGGGACGGGTGCCCCTGCTGCTCCTGGCGGAGGCGAACCTGTTGCTGACGCGCTCGCGGCAGAGCTCGCCGCGTGAGCGCGCCCGGGTGCTGGCGGAGGAGTCGCTGGCGCACGCGAAGGTGACGGATGCGCAGAAGGCGGAGGCCCACCTAGTGATGGGCCGCGTCTACCTGTCGTCGTCCGGTGGATTGGCGGACCAGCAGTTCGGCACGGCGGAGAAGCTCGCCCCGGACCTCAAGCGCATCCAGTACTACCGGGCGCTCGCGCACGAGTCCGCCGGTGAGTACAAGCTCGCGCTGGAGACGCTGCGCAAGCGCCTGACGGCGGACCCTCGGGACTGGGACAGCCTCGCGGCCACGTCGCGCATCTACCAGGAGGTCGGTGAGCCGCAGGAGGCGCGCAAGCTGTACGAGGCGCGCGTGAAGGCGGACCCCGGGGAGCTGCGTGCGCTCCTGCCGCTCGCGGTGCTGCGCTATCAGGCGGAGGGCAACGCCGCCGCGGGTGTGCGCGAGCTGCGGGCGTTGTTGAAGACGCGCGAGCGCCACGACCACCGCGACGTGGCGCAGGTGCTCGTGCATCTGGCCGCCGCGGAGCGCGCGGCGGGCAACAGCGACGCGGGCGTGAAGGCCGCGGAAGAGGCGCTGGGCCTGTCGAAGGAGCTGCCCGAGGCGCACCTCCAGGTGTTCCTGGTGGCGCTGGAGCAGCGCGACGCGGCGAGGGCGCGCAAGCACCTGGATGGCATCAAGGGACGGCTCGAGGACCGCGCGCTGGAGGCGGTGCTGGAGGGCCGCCTGCTGCTCCTGGAGAAGAAGCCCTTGGAGGCGCTGGAGCGCTTCCAGACGGCGACGAGCCTGGATGCGCGACGGTTGGACGCGCAGCTGTTGTCGGGCGTGGCCGAGGCCTCGGCCAAGCGGGGCACGGAGGCGTTCCGGGCGCTGAAGCAGGCCTTGGGTTCGGACCCCCTGCGGCTGGAGCCCCGGCCGGTGAGCACGCGCTTCTGGTTGCGGCCCGCGGAGACGGTGAAGGGCGTGGAGGGCACCATCCTCGCGCTCGCGCAGAACCCCGATGACCCGGCGCCGTCCCTCTACGAGGGTGTGCTGCGCTTCCACCAGGGAGACCTGGACGCGGCGGACCGGCACCTGCGCGACGTGCTGGAGTCGGACGCGAACAACGCGGACGCGCTGGCATACCGCTCGCTCATCGCCACGCGGAAGGGCAACTCGACGGAGGCGCGTGCGCTGTCGACGCGCGCGGTGTCGGCGGGGCGGCAGCACCCGGTGGCGCACCTGGCGCATGGCTGGGCGCTGGCGGACGGCCGTCAGGTGGAGCCGGCCAAGCGCGCGCTGCGGGATGCGCTGGGGCTGTCCCCCACGCTCTGGTCCGCGAGGGTGCGGCTGGCGGAGCTGGAGTCCACGCAGCGTCGAGCCGAGGCGCGCAAGGAACTCGTGAGCGTGGTGGGGTTGGACCCCGAGTACCTCCCCGCCAAACGGATGCTCTACCTGTTGGACAGATGA